From a single Gadus morhua chromosome 3, gadMor3.0, whole genome shotgun sequence genomic region:
- the LOC115540905 gene encoding caspase-6 isoform X1 — MSKAEKGASRAGAPDSKTATEVDALIGSDFPLGEYKMDHKRRGLALIFNQETFGCQKMTRSGTNIDRDNLEIRFKALNFDVQAHQDLTRVDILAKISEAAQADHVDSDCFVCVFLSHGENDKVWAHDQEISIDEVTDNFKGDKCRSLVGKPKIFILQACRGREFDLPVTGMAGDSDDEEEEQVVADDGVFHTLPAGADFLMCYSVAKGYFSFRDTINGSWYIQDLCKTLEGYGGSREFTELLTLVNSKVCKRSVEKSRIPDAIGKKQFPCFASMLTKNLFFRPKQ, encoded by the exons ATGTCTAAAGCCGAAAAGGGTGCGTCTAGAG CAGGTGCTCCAGACAGCAAAACAGCAACAGAAGTGGATGCCCTTATTGGCAG TGACTTCCCTCTGGGGGAGTACAAGATGGACCACAAGCGTCGCGGCCTGGCGCTTATCTTCAACCAGGAGACCTTTGGTTGTCAAAAAATGACTCGCTCTGGGACCAACATTGACCGAGACAATCTGGAGATAAG ATTTAAAGCATTAAACTTTGATGTCCAAGCCCATCAGGATCTGACAAGGGTTGACATTCTGGCAAAGATTAGCGAAG CGGCGCAGGCTGACCACGTGGACTCAGACTGCTTTGTCTGCGTCTTCCTGAGTCACGGTGAGAACGACAAGGTGTGGGCGCACGACCAAGAAATCAGCATTGACGAAGTTACCGACAATTTCAAAGGAGACAAGTGCAGAAGCCTCGTCGGGAAGCCTAAGATCTTTATACTACAG GCCTGCCGTGGGCGTGAGTTTGACCTCCCTGTGACTGGCATGGCCGGGGACAGtgacgacgaagaggaggagcaggtggtggcGGACGATGGTGTGTTCCACACACTGCCTGCTGGTGCTGACTTCCTCATGTGCTACTCTGTGGCCAAAG gGTATTTTTCCTTTAGGGATACCATCAATGGCTCCTGGTATATCCAGGACCTCTGCAAGACCCTGGAGGGGTACGGAGGTTCCCGGGAGTTCACAGAGCTGCTGACCCTGGTGAACAGTAAGGTGTGCAAGCGGTCCGTCGAGAAAAGCAGAATCCCAGATGCCATCGGGAAGAAGCAGTTTCCCTGCTTCGCTTCCATGCTCACCAAGAACCTCTTCTTCCGACCAAAACAGtag
- the LOC115540657 gene encoding caspase-6 isoform X3, whose translation MHTYIDFTLEEYKMNYNSRGMALIFNQETFLDRPNKTRSGTNFDRDNLEKRFKELNFDVTVHQDLKRVDILAKLKEAALDDHNVNADCFVCVFLSHGEKDKVCAHDEDISIDEVTALFKGDKCRNLVGKPKIFILQACRGREYDPPVTGMAGDSDEEEDQVVADAGVFNTLPAGADFLMCYCVAKGYFSFRDPFYGSWYIQDLCETLKWCGDSLEFTELLTLVNSKMAKRSVEKCRDKELKGKKQIPCFASMLTKKLYFRPKK comes from the exons atgcatacatacat TGACTTCACTCTGGAGGAGTACAAGATGAACTACAATAGTCGCGGCATGGCACTCATCTTCAACCAGGAGACCTTCCTTGATCGTCCAAACAAGACTCGTTCTGGGACCAACTTTGACCGCGACAATCTGGAGAAAAG ATTTAAAGAGTTAAACTTTGATGTCACAGTCCATCAGGATCTGAAGAGGGTTGACATTCTGGCCAAGCTTAAAGAAG CGGCGCTAGATGACCACAACGTGAACGCGGACTGCTTCGTGTGTGTCTTCCTGAGTCATGGTGAGAAAGACAAGGTGTGTGCGCACGATGAAGACATCAGCATCGACGAAGTTACCGCCTTGTTCAAAGGAGACAAGTGCAGAAACCTCGTCGGGAAGCCTAAGATCTTTATACTACAG GCCTGCCGTGGGCGTGAGTACGACCCCCCTGTGACTGGCATGGCCGGGGACAGTGACGAAGAGGAGGACCAGGTGGTGGCGGACGCTGGTGTATTCAACACACTGCCTGCTGGTGCTGACTTCCTCATGTGCTACTGTGTGGCCAAAG ggtatTTTTCCTTTAGGGATCCCTTCTATGGCTCCTGGTACATCCAGGACCTCTGCGAGACCCTAAAGTGGTGCGGAGATTCCCTGGAGTTCACAGAGCTGCTGACCCTGGTGAACAGTAAGATGGCCAAGCGTTCCGTTGAGAAATGCAGAGACAAAGAGCTCAAAGGAAAGAAGCAGATTCCCTGCTTTGCTTCCATGCTCACCAAGAAGCTCTACTTCCGACCAAAAAAGTAG
- the LOC115540905 gene encoding caspase-6 isoform X3, with product MSKAEKAGAPDSKTATEVDALIGSDFPLGEYKMDHKRRGLALIFNQETFGCQKMTRSGTNIDRDNLEIRFKALNFDVQAHQDLTRVDILAKISEAAQADHVDSDCFVCVFLSHGENDKVWAHDQEISIDEVTDNFKGDKCRSLVGKPKIFILQACRGREFDLPVTGMAGDSDDEEEEQVVADDGVFHTLPAGADFLMCYSVAKGYFSFRDTINGSWYIQDLCKTLEGYGGSREFTELLTLVNSKVCKRSVEKSRIPDAIGKKQFPCFASMLTKNLFFRPKQ from the exons ATGTCTAAAGCCGAAAAGG CAGGTGCTCCAGACAGCAAAACAGCAACAGAAGTGGATGCCCTTATTGGCAG TGACTTCCCTCTGGGGGAGTACAAGATGGACCACAAGCGTCGCGGCCTGGCGCTTATCTTCAACCAGGAGACCTTTGGTTGTCAAAAAATGACTCGCTCTGGGACCAACATTGACCGAGACAATCTGGAGATAAG ATTTAAAGCATTAAACTTTGATGTCCAAGCCCATCAGGATCTGACAAGGGTTGACATTCTGGCAAAGATTAGCGAAG CGGCGCAGGCTGACCACGTGGACTCAGACTGCTTTGTCTGCGTCTTCCTGAGTCACGGTGAGAACGACAAGGTGTGGGCGCACGACCAAGAAATCAGCATTGACGAAGTTACCGACAATTTCAAAGGAGACAAGTGCAGAAGCCTCGTCGGGAAGCCTAAGATCTTTATACTACAG GCCTGCCGTGGGCGTGAGTTTGACCTCCCTGTGACTGGCATGGCCGGGGACAGtgacgacgaagaggaggagcaggtggtggcGGACGATGGTGTGTTCCACACACTGCCTGCTGGTGCTGACTTCCTCATGTGCTACTCTGTGGCCAAAG gGTATTTTTCCTTTAGGGATACCATCAATGGCTCCTGGTATATCCAGGACCTCTGCAAGACCCTGGAGGGGTACGGAGGTTCCCGGGAGTTCACAGAGCTGCTGACCCTGGTGAACAGTAAGGTGTGCAAGCGGTCCGTCGAGAAAAGCAGAATCCCAGATGCCATCGGGAAGAAGCAGTTTCCCTGCTTCGCTTCCATGCTCACCAAGAACCTCTTCTTCCGACCAAAACAGtag
- the LOC115540905 gene encoding caspase-6 isoform X2, with amino-acid sequence MSKAEKGASRGAPDSKTATEVDALIGSDFPLGEYKMDHKRRGLALIFNQETFGCQKMTRSGTNIDRDNLEIRFKALNFDVQAHQDLTRVDILAKISEAAQADHVDSDCFVCVFLSHGENDKVWAHDQEISIDEVTDNFKGDKCRSLVGKPKIFILQACRGREFDLPVTGMAGDSDDEEEEQVVADDGVFHTLPAGADFLMCYSVAKGYFSFRDTINGSWYIQDLCKTLEGYGGSREFTELLTLVNSKVCKRSVEKSRIPDAIGKKQFPCFASMLTKNLFFRPKQ; translated from the exons ATGTCTAAAGCCGAAAAGGGTGCGTCTAGAG GTGCTCCAGACAGCAAAACAGCAACAGAAGTGGATGCCCTTATTGGCAG TGACTTCCCTCTGGGGGAGTACAAGATGGACCACAAGCGTCGCGGCCTGGCGCTTATCTTCAACCAGGAGACCTTTGGTTGTCAAAAAATGACTCGCTCTGGGACCAACATTGACCGAGACAATCTGGAGATAAG ATTTAAAGCATTAAACTTTGATGTCCAAGCCCATCAGGATCTGACAAGGGTTGACATTCTGGCAAAGATTAGCGAAG CGGCGCAGGCTGACCACGTGGACTCAGACTGCTTTGTCTGCGTCTTCCTGAGTCACGGTGAGAACGACAAGGTGTGGGCGCACGACCAAGAAATCAGCATTGACGAAGTTACCGACAATTTCAAAGGAGACAAGTGCAGAAGCCTCGTCGGGAAGCCTAAGATCTTTATACTACAG GCCTGCCGTGGGCGTGAGTTTGACCTCCCTGTGACTGGCATGGCCGGGGACAGtgacgacgaagaggaggagcaggtggtggcGGACGATGGTGTGTTCCACACACTGCCTGCTGGTGCTGACTTCCTCATGTGCTACTCTGTGGCCAAAG gGTATTTTTCCTTTAGGGATACCATCAATGGCTCCTGGTATATCCAGGACCTCTGCAAGACCCTGGAGGGGTACGGAGGTTCCCGGGAGTTCACAGAGCTGCTGACCCTGGTGAACAGTAAGGTGTGCAAGCGGTCCGTCGAGAAAAGCAGAATCCCAGATGCCATCGGGAAGAAGCAGTTTCCCTGCTTCGCTTCCATGCTCACCAAGAACCTCTTCTTCCGACCAAAACAGtag
- the LOC115540657 gene encoding caspase-6 isoform X1, whose amino-acid sequence MSKVEKDPCRADVGSESKTATDHGVDALTGSDFTLEEYKMNYNSRGMALIFNQETFLDRPNKTRSGTNFDRDNLEKRFKELNFDVTVHQDLKRVDILAKLKEAALDDHNVNADCFVCVFLSHGEKDKVCAHDEDISIDEVTALFKGDKCRNLVGKPKIFILQACRGREYDPPVTGMAGDSDEEEDQVVADAGVFNTLPAGADFLMCYCVAKGYFSFRDPFYGSWYIQDLCETLKWCGDSLEFTELLTLVNSKMAKRSVEKCRDKELKGKKQIPCFASMLTKKLYFRPKK is encoded by the exons ATGTCCAAAGTGGAAAAGGATCCGTGTAGAG CAGATGTTGGTTCAGAAAGCAAAACGGCAACCGACCATGGAG TGGATGCCCTTACTGGCAG TGACTTCACTCTGGAGGAGTACAAGATGAACTACAATAGTCGCGGCATGGCACTCATCTTCAACCAGGAGACCTTCCTTGATCGTCCAAACAAGACTCGTTCTGGGACCAACTTTGACCGCGACAATCTGGAGAAAAG ATTTAAAGAGTTAAACTTTGATGTCACAGTCCATCAGGATCTGAAGAGGGTTGACATTCTGGCCAAGCTTAAAGAAG CGGCGCTAGATGACCACAACGTGAACGCGGACTGCTTCGTGTGTGTCTTCCTGAGTCATGGTGAGAAAGACAAGGTGTGTGCGCACGATGAAGACATCAGCATCGACGAAGTTACCGCCTTGTTCAAAGGAGACAAGTGCAGAAACCTCGTCGGGAAGCCTAAGATCTTTATACTACAG GCCTGCCGTGGGCGTGAGTACGACCCCCCTGTGACTGGCATGGCCGGGGACAGTGACGAAGAGGAGGACCAGGTGGTGGCGGACGCTGGTGTATTCAACACACTGCCTGCTGGTGCTGACTTCCTCATGTGCTACTGTGTGGCCAAAG ggtatTTTTCCTTTAGGGATCCCTTCTATGGCTCCTGGTACATCCAGGACCTCTGCGAGACCCTAAAGTGGTGCGGAGATTCCCTGGAGTTCACAGAGCTGCTGACCCTGGTGAACAGTAAGATGGCCAAGCGTTCCGTTGAGAAATGCAGAGACAAAGAGCTCAAAGGAAAGAAGCAGATTCCCTGCTTTGCTTCCATGCTCACCAAGAAGCTCTACTTCCGACCAAAAAAGTAG
- the LOC115540905 gene encoding caspase-6 isoform X4, whose amino-acid sequence MSKAEKGAPDSKTATEVDALIGSDFPLGEYKMDHKRRGLALIFNQETFGCQKMTRSGTNIDRDNLEIRFKALNFDVQAHQDLTRVDILAKISEAAQADHVDSDCFVCVFLSHGENDKVWAHDQEISIDEVTDNFKGDKCRSLVGKPKIFILQACRGREFDLPVTGMAGDSDDEEEEQVVADDGVFHTLPAGADFLMCYSVAKGYFSFRDTINGSWYIQDLCKTLEGYGGSREFTELLTLVNSKVCKRSVEKSRIPDAIGKKQFPCFASMLTKNLFFRPKQ is encoded by the exons ATGTCTAAAGCCGAAAAGG GTGCTCCAGACAGCAAAACAGCAACAGAAGTGGATGCCCTTATTGGCAG TGACTTCCCTCTGGGGGAGTACAAGATGGACCACAAGCGTCGCGGCCTGGCGCTTATCTTCAACCAGGAGACCTTTGGTTGTCAAAAAATGACTCGCTCTGGGACCAACATTGACCGAGACAATCTGGAGATAAG ATTTAAAGCATTAAACTTTGATGTCCAAGCCCATCAGGATCTGACAAGGGTTGACATTCTGGCAAAGATTAGCGAAG CGGCGCAGGCTGACCACGTGGACTCAGACTGCTTTGTCTGCGTCTTCCTGAGTCACGGTGAGAACGACAAGGTGTGGGCGCACGACCAAGAAATCAGCATTGACGAAGTTACCGACAATTTCAAAGGAGACAAGTGCAGAAGCCTCGTCGGGAAGCCTAAGATCTTTATACTACAG GCCTGCCGTGGGCGTGAGTTTGACCTCCCTGTGACTGGCATGGCCGGGGACAGtgacgacgaagaggaggagcaggtggtggcGGACGATGGTGTGTTCCACACACTGCCTGCTGGTGCTGACTTCCTCATGTGCTACTCTGTGGCCAAAG gGTATTTTTCCTTTAGGGATACCATCAATGGCTCCTGGTATATCCAGGACCTCTGCAAGACCCTGGAGGGGTACGGAGGTTCCCGGGAGTTCACAGAGCTGCTGACCCTGGTGAACAGTAAGGTGTGCAAGCGGTCCGTCGAGAAAAGCAGAATCCCAGATGCCATCGGGAAGAAGCAGTTTCCCTGCTTCGCTTCCATGCTCACCAAGAACCTCTTCTTCCGACCAAAACAGtag
- the LOC115540657 gene encoding caspase-6 isoform X2: protein MSKVEKDPCRDVGSESKTATDHGVDALTGSDFTLEEYKMNYNSRGMALIFNQETFLDRPNKTRSGTNFDRDNLEKRFKELNFDVTVHQDLKRVDILAKLKEAALDDHNVNADCFVCVFLSHGEKDKVCAHDEDISIDEVTALFKGDKCRNLVGKPKIFILQACRGREYDPPVTGMAGDSDEEEDQVVADAGVFNTLPAGADFLMCYCVAKGYFSFRDPFYGSWYIQDLCETLKWCGDSLEFTELLTLVNSKMAKRSVEKCRDKELKGKKQIPCFASMLTKKLYFRPKK, encoded by the exons ATGTCCAAAGTGGAAAAGGATCCGTGTAGAG ATGTTGGTTCAGAAAGCAAAACGGCAACCGACCATGGAG TGGATGCCCTTACTGGCAG TGACTTCACTCTGGAGGAGTACAAGATGAACTACAATAGTCGCGGCATGGCACTCATCTTCAACCAGGAGACCTTCCTTGATCGTCCAAACAAGACTCGTTCTGGGACCAACTTTGACCGCGACAATCTGGAGAAAAG ATTTAAAGAGTTAAACTTTGATGTCACAGTCCATCAGGATCTGAAGAGGGTTGACATTCTGGCCAAGCTTAAAGAAG CGGCGCTAGATGACCACAACGTGAACGCGGACTGCTTCGTGTGTGTCTTCCTGAGTCATGGTGAGAAAGACAAGGTGTGTGCGCACGATGAAGACATCAGCATCGACGAAGTTACCGCCTTGTTCAAAGGAGACAAGTGCAGAAACCTCGTCGGGAAGCCTAAGATCTTTATACTACAG GCCTGCCGTGGGCGTGAGTACGACCCCCCTGTGACTGGCATGGCCGGGGACAGTGACGAAGAGGAGGACCAGGTGGTGGCGGACGCTGGTGTATTCAACACACTGCCTGCTGGTGCTGACTTCCTCATGTGCTACTGTGTGGCCAAAG ggtatTTTTCCTTTAGGGATCCCTTCTATGGCTCCTGGTACATCCAGGACCTCTGCGAGACCCTAAAGTGGTGCGGAGATTCCCTGGAGTTCACAGAGCTGCTGACCCTGGTGAACAGTAAGATGGCCAAGCGTTCCGTTGAGAAATGCAGAGACAAAGAGCTCAAAGGAAAGAAGCAGATTCCCTGCTTTGCTTCCATGCTCACCAAGAAGCTCTACTTCCGACCAAAAAAGTAG